The Halogranum gelatinilyticum genome contains a region encoding:
- the rpoA2 gene encoding DNA-directed RNA polymerase subunit A'', producing the protein MTESKEKSVNQLVGEYEHVDEDIALVIEDTELPRRLKTRVYKTIEGRNGVVSPEQANEIAEAVENRYLDTRVDPLDPVGTVSAQSIGEPGTQMTMNTFHYAGVAEIDVTQGLPRLIELVDARKTPDTPTMTVHLQSAEQNEADIPYATDREYAHEVVWDIEATHILALGDVSTNVADMLVRIDLNDDTLAERWPRSNNVTEVAQEIAETIEDALGVKTRQSGTVIEFGPDEPSYRQLLQLVEELREITFKGIEGIDRVVIRKEKTDDGEGEEFVLYTEGSEFGDVLSIEGVDATRTTTNNIHEVYRQLGVEAAREAIIEETMDTLAEQGLDDVNIRHLMLVSDIMTNRGTIESIGRHGISGSKDSVLARAAFEVTVNHLLDAAIHGEADDLDGVIENVIVGKPVSIGTGDVDLKMGSFTAPSDD; encoded by the coding sequence ATGACTGAGAGCAAAGAGAAGAGCGTCAACCAGCTCGTCGGCGAGTACGAACACGTCGACGAGGACATCGCGCTCGTCATCGAGGACACTGAACTGCCGCGTCGCCTGAAGACCCGCGTCTACAAGACCATCGAGGGTCGCAACGGCGTCGTGAGCCCGGAACAAGCCAACGAGATCGCCGAAGCCGTCGAGAACCGCTATCTCGACACGCGCGTCGATCCGCTGGACCCCGTCGGCACCGTCTCCGCGCAGTCCATCGGGGAGCCGGGGACGCAGATGACGATGAACACGTTCCACTACGCGGGTGTCGCGGAGATCGACGTGACCCAGGGGCTGCCGCGCCTCATCGAACTCGTCGACGCCCGGAAGACGCCGGACACGCCGACGATGACCGTGCATCTCCAATCCGCCGAGCAGAACGAGGCGGACATCCCGTACGCGACGGACCGCGAATACGCCCACGAGGTCGTCTGGGACATCGAGGCGACGCACATCCTCGCGCTCGGTGACGTCTCGACGAACGTCGCGGACATGCTCGTCCGCATCGACCTCAACGACGACACGCTGGCCGAGCGGTGGCCGCGTTCGAACAACGTGACCGAGGTCGCCCAGGAGATCGCCGAGACCATCGAGGACGCCCTCGGCGTGAAGACCCGGCAGTCCGGCACCGTCATCGAGTTCGGGCCGGACGAGCCGAGCTACCGCCAGCTGCTCCAGCTGGTCGAAGAGCTCCGCGAGATCACCTTCAAGGGTATCGAGGGCATCGACCGCGTCGTCATCCGCAAGGAGAAGACCGACGACGGCGAGGGCGAGGAGTTCGTCCTCTACACCGAAGGGTCGGAGTTCGGCGACGTCCTCTCCATCGAGGGCGTCGACGCCACGCGGACGACGACGAACAACATCCACGAGGTCTACCGCCAGCTGGGCGTCGAGGCGGCCCGCGAGGCCATCATCGAGGAGACGATGGACACGCTCGCCGAGCAGGGGCTCGACGACGTGAACATCCGCCACCTGATGCTCGTCTCGGACATCATGACCAACCGCGGGACCATCGAGTCCATCGGCCGCCACGGTATCTCCGGCTCGAAGGACTCTGTGCTCGCCCGTGCGGCGTTCGAGGTGACGGTCAACCACCTGCTCGACGCCGCCATCCACGGCGAGGCAGACGACCTCGACGGCGTCATCGAGAACGTCATCGTCGGCAAGCCCGTCTCCATCGGGACCGGCGACGTCGACCTCAAGATGGGGTCGTTCACCGCACCCTCCGACGATTAG
- a CDS encoding NusA-like transcription termination signal-binding factor has translation MKVTLSDEAMRFMSLFDEVAEVSPKDCLVDEDRLVLLVPAGEMGKAIGPAGKTVKRFEERVGRTVELVEDADTAEAFVASALAPAAIRHVTVSEQDDRVAYVEVEEADRGVAIGSGGANIETARELAQRHYDIDDIQLT, from the coding sequence ATGAAAGTCACGCTGTCGGACGAGGCGATGCGGTTCATGAGCCTCTTCGACGAGGTCGCCGAGGTCAGTCCGAAGGATTGTCTCGTCGACGAGGACCGGCTCGTCCTCCTCGTCCCCGCGGGCGAGATGGGCAAGGCCATCGGCCCGGCCGGCAAGACAGTCAAGCGGTTCGAAGAACGGGTCGGCCGGACGGTCGAACTCGTCGAGGACGCCGACACGGCGGAGGCGTTCGTCGCCAGCGCGCTCGCACCGGCGGCGATCCGTCACGTCACGGTCTCCGAACAGGACGACCGCGTCGCCTACGTCGAGGTCGAAGAGGCCGACCGTGGCGTCGCCATCGGTTCGGGCGGGGCGAACATCGAGACCGCTCGCGAACTGGCCCAGCGGCACTACGACATCGACGACATCCAGCTGACCTGA
- a CDS encoding 30S ribosomal protein S12, whose protein sequence is MANGKYAARKLKQDRQSHRWSDSKYARRERGLRKKSDPLEGAPQARGIVLEKVGIEAKQPNSAIRKCVRVQLIKNGKQVTAFCPGDGAISFIDEHDEVTIAGIGGAKGRAMGDLSGVNYKVEKVNGVSMIELVRGNAEKPVR, encoded by the coding sequence ATGGCGAACGGCAAGTACGCAGCCCGCAAACTCAAACAGGACCGTCAGAGTCACCGATGGTCCGACTCGAAGTACGCACGCCGCGAGCGTGGTCTTCGCAAGAAGTCCGACCCCCTCGAGGGCGCGCCGCAGGCACGCGGCATCGTCCTGGAGAAGGTCGGTATCGAGGCAAAGCAGCCCAACTCGGCGATCCGAAAGTGCGTCCGTGTCCAGCTTATCAAGAACGGTAAGCAGGTCACCGCTTTCTGTCCGGGTGACGGTGCGATCTCCTTCATCGACGAACACGACGAAGTCACCATCGCCGGGATCGGTGGCGCGAAGGGTCGCGCGATGGGTGACCTTTCCGGTGTCAACTACAAGGTCGAGAAGGTCAACGGTGTCTCGATGATCGAACTCGTGCGCGGTAACGCGGAGAAGCCTGTCCGATAA
- a CDS encoding 30S ribosomal protein S7 codes for MSESEAPEPESPADSEEAASNAQLFGVWDVSEIEYTDPSTQRYINVTPIAHTMGRHASKQFKKSEISIVERLTNRLMQTQDNTGQKQKALKIVREAFDIVHERTEENPVQVLVTAIENAAPREETVRLKYGGISVPKAVDVAPQRRVDEALKYIAQGTKSGSYKSKTSAAEALAQQLVGASNYDVQTYAISQKEERERVAAAAR; via the coding sequence ATGTCCGAGAGCGAAGCCCCCGAGCCGGAATCCCCGGCCGACAGTGAGGAAGCAGCATCGAACGCGCAGCTCTTCGGCGTCTGGGACGTCTCCGAGATCGAGTACACCGACCCGAGTACGCAGCGCTACATCAACGTGACCCCCATCGCTCACACGATGGGCCGTCACGCCTCCAAGCAGTTCAAGAAGTCCGAGATCAGCATCGTCGAGCGGCTCACGAACCGTCTGATGCAGACTCAGGACAACACGGGCCAGAAGCAGAAGGCCCTGAAGATCGTCCGCGAGGCGTTCGACATCGTCCACGAGCGCACCGAGGAGAACCCGGTGCAGGTGCTCGTCACGGCCATCGAGAACGCCGCTCCGCGTGAGGAGACCGTCCGCCTGAAGTACGGTGGCATCTCCGTCCCGAAGGCGGTCGACGTCGCGCCGCAGCGCCGTGTCGACGAGGCCCTGAAGTACATCGCACAGGGAACGAAGTCCGGTTCCTACAAGTCGAAGACGAGTGCCGCCGAGGCACTCGCCCAGCAGCTCGTCGGTGCGTCGAACTACGACGTCCAGACGTACGCCATCTCGCAGAAAGAAGAGCGCGAGCGCGTCGCCGCCGCGGCCCGTTAA
- a CDS encoding PQQ-dependent sugar dehydrogenase produces the protein MTPEPTPTYDLTVGHDIEAWDEYDPDWSAPATSPEVAVDVEVVVENLDVPWDLAFAPTGDLFITERTGRVVRYAADEVTAVAELADAAESESLPPGSEESSWWLAGGEGGTLGVAVHPNYPEPPLVYVYYTYRDEADERYNKLVSVDVSADDPSATATPLVEEIPADSYHNGGRIDFGPANYLWVTTGDAGEAERAQDPGWLGGKVLRLEPDGSAASANPDLGADADPRVYSYGHRNPQGISWLPDGTPVLSEHGGGPDEMNVLRPGANYGWPQVPTDVWYDEAASDEVNPVASSRLEPITWAPSGAVFYTGDAFPAFKNRFLVGALAGQRLKVFTLSDPDGELPPLGETGVRHDADWLDDAFLTTSHDRLVDELGRIRHVEQGPDGALYAITSNRDGRAKGSFPTERDDVLVRLTPGE, from the coding sequence GTGACACCGGAACCGACGCCGACGTACGACCTCACCGTCGGCCACGACATCGAGGCGTGGGACGAGTACGACCCCGACTGGTCTGCGCCCGCGACGTCGCCGGAGGTCGCCGTCGACGTGGAGGTCGTCGTCGAGAACCTCGACGTCCCGTGGGACCTCGCGTTCGCCCCGACCGGCGACCTGTTCATCACGGAGCGGACCGGCCGGGTGGTCCGGTACGCCGCAGACGAGGTGACGGCCGTCGCGGAACTCGCCGACGCCGCCGAGTCGGAGTCGCTCCCGCCGGGGAGCGAGGAGAGTTCGTGGTGGCTCGCGGGTGGTGAGGGTGGGACGCTCGGAGTCGCCGTCCATCCGAACTACCCCGAACCGCCGCTGGTCTACGTCTACTACACCTACCGCGACGAGGCGGACGAGCGGTACAACAAGCTCGTCTCGGTCGACGTCTCGGCGGACGACCCGTCGGCGACGGCGACGCCGCTCGTCGAAGAAATCCCGGCCGACAGCTACCACAACGGCGGACGGATCGACTTCGGCCCGGCGAACTATCTGTGGGTGACCACCGGCGACGCCGGCGAAGCCGAGCGAGCGCAGGACCCCGGCTGGCTCGGCGGGAAGGTCCTCCGGCTCGAACCCGACGGCAGCGCCGCATCGGCCAACCCGGACCTCGGCGCGGACGCGGACCCGCGTGTCTACAGTTACGGCCACCGGAACCCGCAGGGTATCTCGTGGCTGCCGGACGGCACACCAGTACTCTCAGAACACGGCGGCGGCCCCGACGAGATGAACGTGCTTCGGCCGGGCGCGAACTACGGCTGGCCGCAGGTGCCGACGGACGTCTGGTACGACGAAGCGGCGAGCGACGAGGTGAACCCGGTCGCGAGCAGCCGGCTCGAACCGATCACGTGGGCACCGAGCGGGGCCGTCTTCTATACGGGCGACGCGTTCCCGGCGTTCAAAAACCGGTTTCTCGTGGGGGCACTGGCCGGCCAGCGGCTGAAGGTGTTCACGCTCTCCGACCCCGACGGGGAGCTGCCGCCGCTGGGCGAGACTGGTGTCCGACACGACGCCGACTGGCTCGACGACGCGTTCCTCACGACGAGTCACGACCGGCTCGTGGACGAACTCGGGCGGATCCGCCACGTCGAACAGGGACCGGACGGCGCGCTCTACGCCATCACATCGAACCGCGACGGGCGGGCGAAGGGGTCGTTCCCGACGGAGCGTGACGACGTGCTCGTCAGGCTCACGCCGGGCGAGTAG
- a CDS encoding DUF5781 family protein: MDVRVLGAATPDPFLSAADLFETEYDLEWPVRVRVRDDPDERTWAGHYEDYHVLNISRQAATSVMARELALHEFAHMARYEESHPSHVQSTEEALFLALPGKSVERRKLIHCYQIANHMKDIYADDITLSLTSATKLLTFLESQLAAAVADKPSGEADGPSRRRLTAASDPEMTAVNAAFALALVERHGLAGRDHPLYDFAGLAADDAPGIDVEAFKRRFTSLADDPTKSDYRKALVDVTRAYADPPRGSGPAAD, from the coding sequence ATGGATGTGCGCGTACTGGGGGCCGCCACCCCGGACCCGTTTCTCAGCGCGGCGGACCTCTTCGAGACCGAATACGACCTCGAGTGGCCGGTCCGCGTCCGCGTCAGAGACGACCCCGACGAGCGGACGTGGGCGGGCCACTACGAAGACTACCACGTACTGAACATCTCCCGACAGGCCGCCACGAGCGTCATGGCCCGCGAACTCGCACTCCACGAGTTCGCCCACATGGCTCGCTACGAGGAGTCCCACCCCTCTCACGTGCAGTCGACAGAGGAAGCACTGTTTCTCGCACTGCCCGGCAAGTCCGTCGAGCGGCGCAAGCTGATCCACTGCTACCAGATCGCCAACCACATGAAGGACATCTACGCCGACGACATCACCCTCTCTCTGACCTCGGCGACGAAGCTCCTCACCTTCCTCGAATCACAGCTCGCCGCCGCCGTCGCCGACAAACCGAGCGGCGAGGCCGACGGCCCCTCACGAAGACGTCTCACTGCCGCCTCGGACCCCGAGATGACCGCCGTCAACGCCGCCTTCGCGCTCGCGCTCGTCGAACGCCACGGGCTGGCCGGGCGGGACCATCCGCTCTACGACTTCGCAGGACTCGCAGCCGACGACGCCCCCGGCATCGACGTCGAGGCGTTCAAACGACGCTTCACGTCGCTCGCCGACGACCCCACGAAGAGCGACTACCGGAAGGCACTCGTCGACGTGACCCGCGCGTACGCCGACCCACCGAGAGGAAGTGGTCCCGCCGCCGACTGA
- a CDS encoding elongation factor EF-2, whose amino-acid sequence MGRRKKIVQECEKLMDNPEHIRNIAIAAHVDHGKTTLSDNLLAGAGMISDETAGQQLAMDTKEDEQERGITIDAANVSMTHEWNDKNHLINLIDTPGHVDFGGDVTRAMRAVDGALVVVDAVEGAMPQTETVLRQALREGVKPALFINKVDRLINELQEGPQEMQERLFDVISDVNELIRGMTEEKDYDWTVSVEDGTVAFGSALYKWGVSMPSMQETGISFGDIIDMESNDQRQELHEATPLSDVVLDMVAEHFPNPLEAQPRRIPAVWRGDADSDLAKQMREVDDDGDVVFMVTDISMDPHAGEIATGRLFSGTIKKGQELYVSGTAKKNRVQSVGIFMGGEREDLDRGVPAGNIAAVTGLRDAIAGSTVSSVEMTPFESIEHISEPVITKSVEATNMDDLPKLIQTLQQVAKEDPTIRVEINEDTGEHLISGQGELHLEVITQRIQKNQGIPVHTGEPIVVYRETPTQGSREVEGVSPNRHNKFYISVEPLSQEIIDEIKLGNIANDMPELERREALQEAGMDKDASQNFEHIFGTNILLDDTKGIQHLNETMELVIEGMEEALNDGPLAAEPVQGALLRLHDAKLHEDTIHRGPAQVIPAAREAVHRALIDAKVKLQEPIQNVRIDVASDYMGSASGEIQGRRGSVDDMYQEGDLMVIEGIAPVEEMIGFSSDIRSATEGRASWNTENAGFRVMSDSLQTDKIMEIRERKGMKLELSPAIDYI is encoded by the coding sequence ATGGGCCGACGAAAGAAAATCGTTCAAGAATGTGAGAAGCTGATGGACAACCCGGAGCACATCCGGAACATCGCCATCGCCGCTCACGTCGACCACGGGAAGACGACCCTCTCGGACAACCTCCTCGCAGGTGCCGGCATGATCTCCGACGAGACCGCCGGCCAGCAGCTCGCGATGGACACGAAGGAAGACGAGCAGGAACGTGGGATCACCATCGACGCGGCTAACGTCTCGATGACCCACGAGTGGAACGACAAGAACCACCTCATCAACCTCATCGACACACCGGGCCACGTCGACTTCGGTGGCGACGTGACCCGTGCGATGCGTGCCGTCGACGGCGCGCTCGTCGTCGTCGACGCCGTCGAGGGCGCGATGCCCCAGACGGAGACGGTGCTCCGGCAGGCACTCCGCGAGGGTGTCAAGCCCGCACTGTTCATCAACAAAGTCGACCGCCTCATCAACGAGCTTCAGGAAGGGCCCCAGGAGATGCAGGAGCGGCTCTTCGACGTCATCTCCGACGTCAACGAGCTCATCCGTGGCATGACCGAAGAGAAGGATTACGACTGGACGGTCTCCGTCGAGGACGGCACCGTCGCCTTCGGGTCCGCCCTCTACAAGTGGGGTGTCTCGATGCCGTCGATGCAGGAGACCGGCATCTCCTTCGGCGACATCATCGACATGGAGAGTAACGACCAGCGACAGGAACTCCACGAGGCGACGCCGCTCTCGGACGTCGTCCTGGACATGGTCGCCGAGCACTTCCCGAACCCGCTCGAAGCCCAGCCCCGTCGTATCCCCGCCGTCTGGCGTGGTGACGCCGACTCCGACCTCGCAAAGCAGATGCGTGAGGTCGACGACGACGGCGACGTCGTCTTCATGGTGACCGACATCTCGATGGACCCGCACGCCGGCGAAATCGCGACCGGTCGCCTGTTCTCGGGCACCATCAAGAAGGGCCAGGAGCTCTACGTCTCCGGCACAGCGAAGAAGAACCGCGTCCAGTCCGTTGGTATCTTCATGGGTGGCGAGCGCGAGGATCTCGACCGTGGGGTCCCCGCCGGCAACATCGCGGCCGTCACCGGCCTGCGTGACGCCATCGCCGGTTCGACCGTCTCCTCCGTCGAGATGACGCCGTTCGAGTCCATCGAGCACATCTCGGAGCCGGTCATCACGAAGTCCGTCGAGGCAACCAACATGGACGACCTGCCGAAGCTCATCCAGACGCTCCAGCAGGTCGCCAAGGAAGACCCGACCATCCGCGTCGAGATTAACGAGGACACGGGCGAGCACCTCATCAGCGGACAGGGCGAGCTTCACCTCGAAGTCATCACCCAGCGTATCCAGAAGAACCAGGGCATCCCGGTCCACACCGGTGAGCCGATCGTCGTCTACCGCGAGACGCCGACGCAGGGTTCCCGCGAGGTCGAGGGTGTCTCCCCGAACCGCCACAACAAGTTCTACATCTCCGTCGAACCCCTCTCGCAGGAGATCATCGACGAGATCAAGCTGGGCAACATCGCCAACGACATGCCCGAACTGGAGCGCCGTGAAGCGCTGCAGGAAGCCGGCATGGACAAGGACGCCTCCCAGAACTTCGAGCACATCTTCGGCACGAACATCCTGCTCGACGACACGAAGGGTATCCAGCACCTGAACGAGACGATGGAACTCGTCATCGAGGGGATGGAAGAAGCACTCAACGACGGTCCGCTCGCCGCCGAGCCGGTCCAGGGTGCACTCCTCCGTCTCCACGACGCGAAGCTCCACGAGGACACCATCCACCGTGGTCCCGCGCAGGTCATCCCCGCCGCTCGCGAGGCTGTCCACCGCGCACTCATCGACGCGAAGGTCAAGCTGCAGGAGCCGATCCAGAACGTCCGCATCGACGTCGCCTCCGACTACATGGGCTCTGCCTCCGGCGAGATTCAGGGTCGCCGTGGCAGCGTCGACGACATGTACCAGGAAGGTGACCTCATGGTCATCGAGGGTATCGCACCCGTCGAAGAGATGATCGGGTTCTCGTCGGACATCCGCTCGGCGACGGAAGGCCGCGCCTCCTGGAACACGGAGAACGCCGGCTTCCGCGTCATGTCCGACAGCCTCCAGACGGACAAGATCATGGAGATCCGAGAGCGCAAGGGCATGAAGCTCGAACTGTCGCCGGCCATCGACTACATCTAA
- a CDS encoding APC family permease, producing MGEEKLGFAGATAIGLGGMIGGGVFSVLGVVATIAGAASWAAFTAASLVSMCAAYSYLKLNDVGDVRGGSVSLIEEFVGNSTLAGMVGWTLLFGYIGAIAMYAFAFGSFTEKLVGMQTLAGLPFRPIASVLGVAIFVGLNVLGARATGTSEEILVALKLVILFGISAWGLWYGAGQGQLSFGFDRIASTSFATAVAVSFVSFQGWQLLMYDQENIENAKSTLPKAVFVSIVGAIVIDSMVAILVTSLVETSVISQRPEVAVAVAVEPFLGQIGFTFVAIAAIFSTGSAINGTLFSAANFAKGMLADDLLPDQFGDSDADGAPTTTVLVLGVAAAAFTAYGSLEAITSFGSLAFLAVFGAMSYLALRERENDEIFSPIPALGVLGTVAFFPLVLLHLWTSQREVFYAVVLITVAVVGVELLYFERDHIADGVRTVENRL from the coding sequence ATGGGCGAGGAGAAACTGGGCTTCGCCGGAGCGACAGCTATCGGGCTGGGCGGGATGATCGGTGGCGGCGTCTTCTCGGTGCTCGGGGTGGTCGCGACCATCGCCGGAGCGGCCTCGTGGGCGGCCTTTACCGCCGCCAGCCTCGTCTCGATGTGTGCGGCCTACTCCTATCTCAAACTGAACGACGTCGGCGACGTCCGCGGCGGGTCGGTGAGCCTCATCGAGGAGTTCGTCGGCAACTCCACGCTCGCGGGGATGGTCGGCTGGACCCTCCTCTTCGGCTACATCGGTGCCATCGCGATGTACGCCTTCGCCTTCGGGAGCTTCACCGAGAAACTCGTCGGGATGCAGACGCTCGCCGGGCTGCCGTTTCGACCCATCGCCTCGGTGCTCGGCGTCGCAATCTTCGTCGGCCTGAACGTTCTCGGGGCGCGGGCGACGGGGACGTCCGAGGAGATTCTCGTCGCGTTGAAGCTCGTCATCCTGTTCGGCATCAGCGCGTGGGGGCTGTGGTACGGCGCGGGCCAGGGGCAGCTGTCGTTCGGCTTCGACCGCATCGCGAGCACGAGCTTCGCGACCGCCGTCGCGGTCTCGTTCGTCTCCTTCCAGGGCTGGCAGCTGCTCATGTACGACCAAGAGAACATCGAGAACGCGAAGTCGACGCTGCCGAAAGCCGTGTTCGTCTCCATCGTCGGTGCCATCGTCATCGACAGCATGGTCGCCATCCTCGTGACGAGTCTGGTCGAGACGTCCGTCATCTCTCAGCGGCCGGAGGTCGCCGTCGCGGTGGCCGTCGAGCCGTTCCTCGGGCAGATCGGCTTCACCTTCGTCGCTATCGCGGCCATCTTCTCGACGGGGAGTGCGATCAACGGGACGCTGTTCAGCGCGGCCAACTTCGCGAAGGGGATGCTCGCGGACGACCTGCTGCCCGACCAGTTCGGCGACAGCGACGCCGACGGCGCGCCGACGACGACGGTGCTCGTTCTCGGCGTCGCCGCGGCCGCCTTCACCGCCTACGGCAGCCTCGAAGCCATCACCTCCTTCGGCTCGCTGGCGTTCCTCGCGGTCTTCGGGGCGATGAGCTATCTCGCCCTCCGCGAGCGTGAGAACGACGAGATCTTCTCTCCCATCCCGGCACTCGGCGTCCTCGGGACGGTCGCGTTCTTCCCGCTCGTCCTCCTGCATCTGTGGACGTCCCAGCGAGAGGTCTTCTACGCCGTTGTCCTCATCACCGTCGCCGTCGTCGGCGTCGAGTTGCTGTACTTCGAGCGCGACCACATTGCCGACGGAGTCCGGACGGTCGAGAACCGGCTGTGA
- a CDS encoding amino acid-binding protein codes for MSSDGEAESVEAEEEVAETDGGEHPQAHTVRLELVDEPGQLLAALQPISENGGNLLSIFHERGNLTPRGHIPVEVDLECPPDRFETIVEALRDNGVNVIQAGAERYGEELTILLVGHLIDTDLSDTLRRVQGHTDATVTDLSLSAPEGTDDVSSARLRLATRAGKTDEVLEAIREVAGEKELDVVEPLTEVSA; via the coding sequence ATGAGCAGCGACGGCGAGGCCGAGTCCGTCGAGGCCGAGGAGGAGGTCGCCGAGACCGACGGCGGCGAACATCCACAGGCGCACACGGTTCGACTGGAACTCGTCGACGAACCCGGCCAACTGCTCGCGGCACTCCAACCCATCTCGGAGAACGGGGGCAATCTGCTCTCGATATTCCACGAGCGCGGCAACCTCACGCCGCGGGGGCACATCCCCGTCGAGGTCGACCTCGAATGTCCGCCCGACCGCTTCGAGACCATCGTCGAGGCGCTGCGGGACAACGGCGTCAACGTCATCCAGGCGGGTGCCGAACGCTACGGCGAGGAACTCACGATTCTCCTGGTCGGCCACCTCATCGACACGGATCTCTCGGATACGCTCCGGCGCGTTCAGGGCCACACGGACGCGACGGTGACGGATCTCTCGCTGTCGGCTCCCGAAGGGACCGACGACGTCTCCAGTGCCCGGCTGCGGCTCGCGACGCGGGCTGGCAAGACCGACGAAGTACTCGAGGCCATCCGCGAGGTCGCCGGTGAGAAGGAGTTGGACGTCGTCGAGCCGCTCACGGAGGTATCGGCATGA
- a CDS encoding homoserine dehydrogenase yields the protein MSLRIAVLGAGAVGRSVVDLAEEYGHTVTAVADSSTAAVDSTGLDPDVVLERKEREGVVGDLALDDALAADYDVLVEATPTTLGDAEPGFSHVQHALERDRHVVLANKGPVAERYDDLRALEVKSEGTVQFEAAVGGAIPVLSTIADFGGEHITAARGVLNGTANFILSRMAAEGLGYEHVLAEAQDLGVAEADPSFDVEGTDAALKFVILANVLNDGGYTLADAEVEGIKNIPGSALDLAAEDGRTVRLIGEATPDGIRVGPRLVPQNGTLAVSGTRNIVQLETEYAGNLNLSGRGAGGPETATAVLSDVSRLE from the coding sequence ATGAGTCTCCGTATCGCGGTTCTCGGAGCCGGCGCGGTCGGCCGCTCGGTCGTCGACCTCGCCGAGGAGTACGGCCATACCGTGACGGCGGTCGCCGACTCCTCGACGGCCGCGGTCGATTCGACTGGCTTGGACCCCGACGTGGTTCTCGAACGGAAGGAACGCGAGGGTGTCGTCGGCGACCTCGCGCTCGACGACGCGCTCGCCGCGGACTACGACGTGCTCGTCGAGGCGACGCCGACGACGCTCGGCGACGCCGAACCCGGCTTCTCGCACGTCCAACACGCACTGGAGCGGGACCGCCACGTCGTGCTCGCGAACAAGGGTCCGGTCGCCGAACGATACGACGACCTGCGGGCACTCGAAGTCAAGAGCGAGGGAACGGTCCAGTTCGAGGCCGCCGTCGGCGGGGCCATCCCGGTCCTCTCGACCATCGCGGACTTCGGAGGCGAGCACATCACCGCCGCTCGCGGCGTGCTCAACGGCACGGCCAACTTCATCCTCTCGCGGATGGCCGCCGAGGGGCTGGGCTACGAACACGTCCTCGCGGAGGCCCAGGACCTCGGCGTCGCGGAGGCCGACCCCTCCTTCGACGTGGAGGGGACGGACGCCGCGCTGAAGTTCGTCATCCTCGCGAACGTCCTCAACGACGGCGGCTACACGCTCGCCGACGCGGAGGTCGAGGGCATCAAGAACATCCCCGGCAGCGCGCTCGACCTCGCCGCCGAGGACGGCCGGACGGTTCGGCTCATCGGCGAGGCGACGCCCGACGGCATCCGCGTCGGCCCGCGACTCGTCCCCCAGAACGGGACGCTCGCAGTGAGCGGGACGCGCAACATCGTCCAACTGGAGACGGAGTACGCCGGCAACCTCAACCTCAGCGGCCGCGGCGCGGGCGGCCCCGAGACGGCGACGGCGGTGCTCTCGGACGTCAGTCGGCTGGAGTGA